In the Limanda limanda chromosome 1, fLimLim1.1, whole genome shotgun sequence genome, one interval contains:
- the actr1b gene encoding actin related protein 1B: MESYDILANQPVVIDNGSGVIKAGFAGDQIPKYCFPNYVGRPKHVRVMAGALEGDLFIGPKAEEHRGLLSVRYPMEHGIVKDWNDMERIWQYVYSKEQLQTFSEEHPVLLTEAPLNPSKNREKAAEVFFETFNVPALFISMQAVLSLYATGRTTGVVLDSGDGVTHVVPIYEGFAIPHSIMRVDIAGRDVSRYLRLLLRKEGYNFNTSAEFEVVRTIKERACYLSLNPQKDETLETEKAQYVLPDGSTLNIGPARFRAPELLFRPDLIGDESSGIHEVLAYAIQKSDMDLRRTLFSTIVLCGGSTLIKGFGERLLTEVKKLAPKDVKIKISAPQERLYSTWIGGSILASLDTFKKMWVSKREYEEDRARAIHRKTF; this comes from the exons ATGGAGTCCTATGACATTTTAGCTAACCAGCCGGTGGTGATTGATAAT GGTTCGGGGGTTATCAAAGCTGGTTTTGCTGGTGACCAGATCCCAAAATACTGTTTTCCTAACTA tgTGGGGCGACCCAAGCATGTGCGCGTGATGGCAGGAGCCCTGGAGGGAGACCTCTTCATTGGACCCAAGGCGGAG GAGCACAGGGGCCTGTTGTCGGTGCGGTATCCGATGGAGCATGGGATTGTGAAGGACTGGAACGACATGGAGAGGATCTGGCAGTACGTTTATTCCAAGGAGCAgctgcagactttctctgagGAG CATCCCGTGCTGTTGACTGAGGCCCCTCTCAACCCCAGCAAGAACAGGGAGAAGGCTGCAGAGGTTTTCTTTGAAACCTTCAACGTTCCTGCTCTCTTCATCTCCATGCAGGCTGTGCTTAGCTT GTACGCCACAGGCCGTACCACCGGTGTTGTTTTGGATTCAGGGGATGGtgtgacccatgttgtgccgaTCTACGAGGGCTTTGCCATTCCACACTCCATCATGCGTGTAGACATAGCGGGAAGAGATGTCTCTCGGTACCTCCGCCTGCTGTTGCGCAAGGAAGGCTACAACTTCAACACCTCTGCAGAGTTTGAGGTAGTTCGCACCATCAAAGAG AGAGCCTGTTATCTGTCTCTCAACCCACAAAAGGACGAGACTTTAGAAACAGAGAAGGCTCAGTACGTTCTTCCTGATGGAAGCACTTTAAAT ATCGGTCCAGCCAGGTTCCGTGCTCCAGAGCTGCTCTTCAGACCCGACCTGATCGGAGATGAAAGCTCGGGGATCCACGAGGTCCTGGCCTATGCAATCCAGAAGTCTGACATGGATCTCAGACGCACATTATTCTCCACCATAGTATTGTGTGGAGGATCAACACTGATCAAAG GTTTTGGGGAAAGACTTCTCACTGAAGTCAAGAAGCTTGCACCCAAAGACGTAAAGATCAAG ATCTCTGCCCCTCAAGAGAGGCTCTATTCCACATGGATTGG GGGCTCTATTCTGGCATCACTGGACACCTTTAAAAAGATGTGGGTGTCGAAGAGGGAATATGAAGAAGACAGAGCACGTGCCATCCACAGGAAGACATTCTAG